Proteins encoded by one window of Candidatus Fermentibacter sp.:
- a CDS encoding glycosyltransferase: MRILHVSPQNYTGVLALYPKGHRALGHESRLVTFFRAGNRYEEDICLELPFVGPMEWLWKVKRLVGAGSMRVPFTGTSDRITWTPGLLERLLLSLRNAVWTPRIDRARRRWSLDDFDIYHYEGGMSFYRDGRDVTRLKAAGKRIVSNYHGLDLRMRGAIRPVWDATDVHVTCEFDLFRRYDELEYMFLPFDPSLMPPRGPDGGTVRICHAPRIREVKGTATVIEAVERLSRRMPVELVLIEGLPHARALALKASCHISIDQIASGEMGYGVNSLESLSMGIPTVTNLSEEYRDFIPDHPFVLATPDTLGAVLGELVLDPGMRSRYGAAGPPWIDARHHWLKVARDIHALYRRMGWESDG, translated from the coding sequence ATGAGAATCCTCCACGTCTCTCCCCAGAACTACACCGGGGTGCTCGCGCTGTATCCGAAGGGGCATCGCGCCCTCGGCCACGAGAGCCGCCTCGTCACGTTCTTCAGGGCGGGCAACAGGTACGAGGAGGACATCTGCCTCGAGCTGCCCTTCGTGGGCCCCATGGAGTGGCTCTGGAAGGTGAAGAGGCTGGTGGGCGCCGGGAGCATGAGGGTGCCCTTCACCGGAACCAGTGACAGGATCACCTGGACGCCGGGCCTGCTCGAAAGGCTCCTGCTCTCGCTCCGGAACGCCGTCTGGACCCCCCGGATAGACAGGGCGCGGAGGCGCTGGTCCCTCGACGACTTCGACATCTACCACTACGAGGGAGGCATGAGCTTCTACAGGGACGGCAGGGACGTCACGCGCCTGAAGGCCGCCGGGAAGAGGATCGTGTCGAACTACCACGGTCTCGATCTGAGGATGAGGGGGGCGATCAGGCCGGTCTGGGACGCCACCGACGTCCACGTCACGTGCGAGTTCGACCTCTTCAGGAGATATGACGAGCTGGAGTACATGTTCCTGCCGTTCGACCCCTCGCTCATGCCCCCGCGGGGGCCCGACGGAGGGACCGTGAGGATCTGCCATGCCCCCCGCATACGCGAGGTGAAGGGGACCGCGACGGTCATCGAGGCGGTCGAGCGTCTCTCCCGCCGGATGCCCGTGGAGCTGGTGCTGATCGAGGGCCTGCCGCACGCCAGGGCGCTCGCCCTCAAGGCTTCCTGCCACATATCGATAGACCAGATCGCGAGCGGAGAGATGGGTTACGGGGTGAACTCGCTGGAGAGCCTCTCGATGGGGATCCCCACGGTCACCAACCTGTCGGAGGAGTACAGGGACTTCATACCCGACCACCCGTTCGTCCTGGCGACCCCCGATACCCTCGGAGCGGTCCTCGGGGAGCTCGTCCTCGATCCCGGCATGAGGTCGAGATATGGTGCCGCCGGCCCGCCCTGGATCGATGCGCGGCACCACTGGCTGAAGGTGGCCCGCGACATTCACGCCCTCTACCGCAGGATGGGATGGGAGAGCGATGGCTGA
- a CDS encoding polysaccharide biosynthesis C-terminal domain-containing protein, with protein MADGLRRETLLYGLSTIVSGLVMLAFLPFMSEWLDPAEAGESGVLRITAEVFAGIAVLGLPVGIVRLWSRDGVSKRAVVIRAASGTVAAAAILGAAAFLLSPWLRSVLSISTPSGLLHACLLGTGAALVQVALTFHRADGRAGSYFWVQAARGLLSLALLPLLLLAGAGGVNSFLAARWVPAMLAAATAILVALHFAGPSPGSAKGLLRYSLPLVPAGLAMLVLSSADMMMLRSMAPDLLESGYYEWSSSACMALTPLTIGFGMAWHRRVFGAAGQPGGLARLGRQALAFIVVLEAAALLLALSSRELVELVGGPDYSGAARVLPILAGSAALYGVFIVAQTGPLLSGRTWQVSMATVIGAFGNIVFNYRLIPLYGASGAALATLGTNLFMAASLFWTGRASFPANAPLIALVMAVPAAMGPVSTLSLPLRATIAVAWTAGSALLCRALLREDAREEGGDA; from the coding sequence ATGGCTGACGGGCTCCGCAGGGAGACGCTGCTGTACGGGCTCTCGACGATCGTGAGCGGCCTCGTGATGCTCGCTTTCCTGCCCTTCATGTCGGAATGGCTCGATCCGGCGGAGGCGGGCGAGTCGGGCGTCCTCAGGATCACCGCCGAGGTCTTCGCCGGCATCGCGGTGCTCGGGCTGCCCGTGGGCATCGTCAGGCTCTGGAGCCGGGATGGTGTTTCGAAGCGGGCGGTGGTGATCCGCGCCGCCTCAGGCACCGTCGCGGCGGCGGCGATCCTGGGTGCGGCCGCATTCCTGCTGTCGCCGTGGCTCAGGTCGGTGCTCAGCATATCGACGCCTTCGGGCCTCCTCCACGCCTGCCTGCTGGGTACCGGGGCCGCCCTGGTGCAGGTCGCACTCACCTTCCACAGGGCGGACGGCAGGGCGGGGAGCTATTTCTGGGTTCAGGCCGCGCGCGGGCTCCTCTCGCTGGCCCTGCTGCCCCTCCTCCTTCTCGCGGGGGCCGGAGGGGTCAACTCGTTCCTGGCCGCGAGGTGGGTACCGGCGATGCTGGCGGCCGCGACCGCCATCCTGGTCGCCCTGCATTTCGCAGGCCCCTCTCCGGGGAGCGCGAAGGGCCTCCTCCGCTACAGCCTGCCCCTGGTGCCCGCGGGGCTGGCGATGCTCGTACTCTCGTCCGCGGACATGATGATGCTCAGGAGCATGGCCCCCGATCTCCTCGAGAGCGGCTACTACGAATGGTCGTCTTCGGCCTGCATGGCCCTGACGCCGCTGACCATAGGATTCGGGATGGCCTGGCACAGGAGGGTCTTCGGAGCCGCCGGCCAGCCGGGAGGGCTCGCCAGGCTGGGCAGGCAGGCGCTCGCCTTCATCGTCGTGCTCGAGGCCGCCGCCCTGCTGCTGGCCCTGTCCTCGCGCGAGCTCGTGGAGCTGGTCGGAGGCCCGGACTACTCTGGTGCGGCCCGGGTGCTCCCCATTCTCGCCGGATCGGCCGCCCTGTACGGGGTGTTCATCGTGGCGCAGACCGGCCCTCTGCTCTCGGGCAGGACCTGGCAGGTCTCGATGGCCACGGTCATAGGCGCATTCGGCAACATCGTCTTCAACTACAGGCTGATACCGCTCTACGGCGCTTCGGGCGCCGCACTGGCCACCCTGGGCACCAATCTCTTCATGGCCGCGAGCCTCTTCTGGACTGGCCGCGCATCGTTCCCCGCGAACGCTCCGCTGATCGCGCTCGTCATGGCCGTCCCGGCCGCGATGGGCCCCGTCTCGACGCTCTCCCTCCCGCTCAGGGCGACGATCGCAGTCGCGTGGACAGCCGGCTCGGCGCTCCTGTGCCGCGCCCTGCTCCGGGAGGACGCCCGGGAGGAGGGCGGGGATGCCTGA
- a CDS encoding glycosyltransferase — MPDQTPAVSVQVPVRNPGAAFAAFLGSLSVQGAGGTEYELIVVDDGSDEPVGERFDLRPEGCTRMELVRLQGRGNRPRARNAALEASKAPVSFFTDADLRLAPGVLAGHAAFHGSRGGRAVLRGLRINAWSVSATRWQKWFDTRAGGAGGTLSAMPWRHFVTGNASVPRDLAVEAGLFDEMITGYGGEDTEFAYRLHLAGASFFRDPSLRADHLDDVSVRRHSAKMEEYGSTGLAYTLSKHPGLVGLLGTAWVPEHARGPAGRLRAALVKAAVSDPVYRSILRLMELVGRPGLLFTYLSVGACLRGYTRRSHDGT, encoded by the coding sequence ATGCCTGATCAGACGCCAGCAGTATCGGTGCAGGTCCCGGTCAGGAATCCGGGGGCCGCCTTCGCGGCCTTTCTCGGCTCGCTGTCCGTGCAGGGAGCGGGCGGGACGGAATACGAACTGATCGTGGTCGACGACGGCAGCGACGAACCCGTGGGCGAACGCTTCGACCTGCGCCCGGAGGGCTGCACGAGGATGGAACTCGTCAGGCTCCAGGGGCGCGGCAACAGGCCCCGGGCGAGGAACGCGGCCCTCGAGGCCTCGAAGGCGCCGGTGTCGTTCTTCACCGACGCTGATCTGAGGCTGGCTCCGGGCGTCCTGGCGGGACACGCCGCCTTCCACGGATCCCGCGGAGGCAGGGCCGTGCTTCGCGGCCTGCGGATCAACGCCTGGTCGGTCTCCGCCACCCGCTGGCAGAAGTGGTTCGACACGAGGGCGGGCGGAGCCGGAGGCACTCTCTCCGCCATGCCCTGGAGGCACTTCGTAACCGGGAACGCATCGGTGCCGAGGGATCTGGCCGTGGAGGCGGGGCTCTTCGACGAGATGATAACGGGCTACGGGGGCGAGGACACCGAGTTCGCATACCGGCTCCACCTCGCCGGGGCCTCGTTCTTCCGCGACCCGTCCCTGAGGGCGGACCATCTCGACGACGTGTCGGTGCGCAGGCATTCCGCGAAGATGGAGGAGTACGGTTCTACAGGCCTGGCGTACACCCTCTCGAAGCACCCCGGGCTCGTCGGGCTGCTGGGAACCGCCTGGGTCCCGGAGCACGCGCGGGGTCCGGCCGGACGCCTGAGGGCCGCTCTGGTGAAGGCCGCCGTCTCCGACCCCGTCTACCGTTCGATCCTGCGCTTGATGGAGCTCGTGGGCCGTCCGGGCCTCCTGTTCACATATCTATCGGTCGGAGCATGTCTTCGCGGCTACACCCGGAGGAGCCATGACGGAACCTGA
- the murB gene encoding UDP-N-acetylmuramate dehydrogenase, which produces MTEPDAIGALSAAFPGRIRTAHLADLTTWRIGGEASVMEADSPGMLEEVTGTARDLGVGIFVLGRGSNILASDSGCDGLVIRLSGAFRQVLWRREGDLWRVEAGASAMLPGLAGASCMKGAAGLEFAAGIPGTVGGAVFMNAGAYGASISELVSSVRFLSEKGWATAGREGCGFGYRTSAFQSSSGIVASVVLELRAGDAAALMESASGILRKRRESFPLELPNAGSVFRRTEGAPPPGRLIEEAGLKGRRAGGAMISDLHANFIVNTGGASSGDVTDLVGDARRAVYETSGVSLVEEIRYLGRFGGQTEGR; this is translated from the coding sequence ATGACGGAACCTGACGCCATCGGAGCCCTGTCCGCAGCCTTCCCCGGCCGCATCCGCACGGCCCACCTGGCCGACCTGACGACATGGCGCATCGGAGGTGAAGCTTCGGTCATGGAGGCCGACTCGCCGGGGATGCTCGAGGAGGTCACCGGAACTGCGAGGGATCTGGGCGTCGGCATCTTCGTCCTGGGCCGGGGCTCCAACATCCTGGCCTCCGACTCCGGTTGCGACGGGCTCGTCATCAGGCTCTCCGGTGCATTCCGCCAGGTCCTGTGGCGGAGGGAAGGCGACCTGTGGAGGGTCGAGGCGGGCGCATCCGCCATGCTCCCGGGTCTTGCCGGCGCTTCGTGCATGAAGGGCGCGGCAGGGCTGGAGTTCGCCGCGGGCATACCGGGCACCGTCGGCGGGGCTGTCTTCATGAACGCCGGGGCCTACGGGGCCAGCATCTCCGAACTGGTGTCCTCCGTCCGGTTCCTGTCGGAGAAGGGATGGGCGACGGCGGGCAGGGAGGGATGCGGGTTCGGGTACAGGACGAGCGCCTTCCAGTCGTCCTCCGGAATCGTGGCTTCGGTCGTCCTCGAACTCCGCGCCGGGGACGCGGCCGCCCTCATGGAGTCCGCATCGGGCATCCTCCGGAAGCGGCGGGAGTCGTTCCCCCTCGAGCTGCCCAATGCAGGCAGCGTGTTCAGGAGGACGGAGGGGGCTCCTCCCCCCGGCAGGCTCATCGAGGAGGCCGGGCTCAAGGGCAGGAGGGCGGGGGGAGCCATGATATCCGACCTGCACGCCAACTTCATCGTGAACACGGGAGGTGCCTCATCGGGCGACGTCACCGACCTCGTGGGGGATGCCAGGAGGGCGGTCTACGAGACGTCGGGGGTCTCCCTGGTCGAGGAGATCAGGTATCTCGGCCGCTTCGGCGGACAGACCGAGGGGCGTTAG
- a CDS encoding GDP-mannose 4,6-dehydratase: protein MARTLAGGMVLDDGPILVTGAAGFVGRHLMYQLEMGAGDFATDLGDSFEAPPGVARLSWRLPGGPVPDALGGGARYIVHLAGVSSVAHSGMDAAGIYTVNTAGTAAMLEWAVSSSPGARILFVSSSEVYGSSSGLLTESSPVAPRNAYGGSKAAAEEAVRQFARSSGMDIVIARPFPHFGPWQDPRFALPSFCRRLLEAARSGPPSISVGNLAPVRDYTYIGDVVEAYSILLARGRAGTVYNIASGEGRTMASILEILIGMSGSAVEAVPDPSLLRESDVSVQVGSASRMEALGWRRRYTLEEGLRLLLGWWGERT, encoded by the coding sequence ATGGCAAGGACACTGGCAGGTGGAATGGTGCTCGATGACGGCCCCATCCTCGTCACGGGCGCCGCGGGTTTCGTCGGGCGCCACCTCATGTATCAGCTCGAGATGGGCGCGGGCGACTTCGCCACCGACCTCGGCGACTCCTTCGAGGCGCCGCCGGGAGTCGCCCGGCTCTCGTGGAGGCTGCCCGGAGGTCCTGTTCCGGATGCGCTCGGCGGAGGCGCGAGGTACATCGTCCACCTGGCCGGAGTCTCCTCCGTCGCCCATTCGGGGATGGACGCAGCGGGCATCTACACGGTCAACACCGCCGGGACGGCCGCCATGCTCGAATGGGCCGTCTCGTCGTCCCCCGGCGCGAGGATCCTCTTCGTGAGCTCGTCGGAAGTCTACGGCTCGTCGTCCGGCCTGCTGACCGAGTCCTCTCCCGTCGCGCCCAGGAACGCATACGGCGGCAGCAAGGCCGCCGCCGAGGAAGCGGTCAGGCAGTTCGCCAGGTCCTCCGGCATGGACATCGTGATCGCCCGACCCTTCCCCCACTTCGGTCCGTGGCAGGATCCCCGGTTCGCCCTCCCCTCCTTCTGCCGGAGGTTACTCGAGGCCGCCAGGAGCGGGCCGCCTTCGATCTCCGTCGGCAACCTCGCGCCCGTGAGGGATTACACCTATATAGGCGACGTCGTGGAGGCCTACTCGATCCTCCTCGCAAGAGGGAGGGCCGGGACGGTCTACAACATCGCGAGCGGGGAGGGCCGCACGATGGCCTCGATCCTGGAAATCCTGATCGGGATGTCGGGATCGGCCGTCGAAGCGGTACCCGATCCCTCCCTGCTGAGGGAATCCGACGTTTCCGTCCAGGTCGGCAGCGCCTCCCGCATGGAGGCACTCGGCTGGAGGAGGAGATACACTCTCGAGGAGGGGCTGCGCCTCCTCCTCGGCTGGTGGGGGGAGAGGACATGA
- a CDS encoding T9SS type A sorting domain-containing protein, translating to MNLLVMAAVSAVSPSQWTHYAHFGSVADIVSSGGSVVCASTGGVAFGTIGEAGLTAWDSVWTYPGELSHSNCRCLAAEPDGSIWVGTWGGGIDLFRPGSGFTHFGQLEGLPISQQINAILPDTSVFAATTQGLAIMEYAYFQTWTGLSTGGGLTSDIVKCLAPSDSGLFVGTEAGISHLGAGLYPGSPSSWTMYPEMDGKKLREFAWCSDTLWAAADDGLYFLPPGSGTWAEDATFPLDEALCLASDGTDLAAGSGWLANVREGGVWTSRTVRGGQDVKAIAFGPGGLVCAGVSNELDADDSGAGIGVRWNDFYVLSAPAGIPSCTIHSVTLADDGTCWVTTENMGAGVLMDGSWVSYLSVLPGEHQVFTSESQPGGSVFISPYAYGVAWLDNSGTPETSDDTVIDLNIGNSGLLSDRIRAIDRAPTGETWFGQTQVAPGEAAGVTRLDWTPGETSGASWVSWTASDGLPAGAVQAVFGLPGGSAWVGTATGLALAGPAVGQVSAVMDASDGLPDDEVTALALARTGRLFVGTAFGLGVVEPGALTAGEVEGVDGAVTALVEDNTGSVWAATDEALYRILPGGGLEEYNTLNCPLLSTVMHDLACDRDSGLLYIGTDHGMWRVDLGEGLGGDGGGAVIYPNPFMPGEGEVLGVAGLPDVPTTIRVFDLTGALVYEFASPDRDGIAWDGTDSGGEPASSGVYLVQVVQDGYDALTGLALVR from the coding sequence ATGAACCTCCTGGTGATGGCTGCCGTCTCTGCGGTTTCTCCTTCTCAGTGGACCCACTACGCCCATTTCGGCAGCGTGGCGGACATCGTCTCCTCGGGAGGCTCGGTGGTCTGCGCCTCCACCGGCGGAGTGGCCTTCGGCACGATAGGTGAAGCCGGACTCACCGCCTGGGATTCCGTGTGGACCTATCCCGGCGAGCTGTCCCATTCCAACTGCAGATGCCTGGCGGCCGAACCGGACGGATCGATCTGGGTCGGGACCTGGGGCGGAGGGATAGATCTCTTCAGGCCGGGCTCGGGCTTCACCCACTTCGGCCAGCTCGAGGGGCTTCCCATCTCCCAGCAGATCAACGCGATACTGCCCGATACATCCGTCTTCGCCGCCACCACCCAGGGGCTCGCGATAATGGAGTACGCGTACTTCCAGACCTGGACCGGGCTCAGCACGGGGGGCGGGCTCACGTCCGACATCGTGAAGTGCCTGGCTCCCTCCGACTCGGGCCTGTTCGTCGGCACCGAGGCCGGAATCTCCCATCTCGGGGCCGGGCTGTACCCCGGAAGCCCCTCCTCCTGGACCATGTACCCGGAGATGGACGGGAAGAAGCTCCGTGAGTTCGCATGGTGCTCGGACACCCTCTGGGCCGCCGCTGACGACGGGCTGTACTTCCTGCCCCCGGGAAGCGGGACATGGGCCGAGGATGCAACCTTCCCGCTCGACGAAGCCCTGTGCCTGGCCTCCGACGGCACCGACCTGGCTGCGGGCTCCGGCTGGCTCGCGAACGTCAGGGAGGGCGGCGTCTGGACATCCCGTACCGTCAGGGGCGGGCAGGACGTGAAGGCCATCGCATTCGGCCCGGGCGGGCTCGTCTGCGCCGGGGTCTCCAACGAGCTGGACGCCGACGATTCAGGGGCGGGCATAGGCGTCCGCTGGAACGATTTCTACGTTCTGTCCGCGCCCGCCGGGATCCCTTCCTGCACGATCCATTCCGTGACGCTCGCGGACGACGGGACCTGCTGGGTGACGACCGAGAACATGGGAGCGGGGGTTCTGATGGACGGCTCGTGGGTCTCCTACCTGTCGGTCCTCCCGGGCGAGCACCAGGTATTCACGAGCGAGAGCCAGCCCGGGGGATCGGTGTTCATCTCCCCCTACGCCTACGGCGTGGCATGGCTCGACAATTCCGGCACCCCGGAGACCTCCGACGACACGGTCATCGACCTGAACATCGGGAACAGCGGCCTGCTGAGCGACAGGATCCGCGCGATCGACAGGGCCCCGACCGGAGAGACCTGGTTCGGACAGACCCAGGTCGCCCCGGGAGAGGCGGCCGGGGTCACCCGCCTCGACTGGACCCCCGGCGAGACGTCGGGTGCCTCCTGGGTCTCCTGGACGGCTTCCGACGGGCTGCCTGCCGGCGCCGTCCAGGCCGTCTTCGGCCTGCCGGGAGGGAGCGCCTGGGTCGGAACAGCCACCGGGCTGGCCCTCGCAGGCCCGGCCGTCGGCCAGGTCTCCGCCGTCATGGATGCCTCGGACGGGTTGCCGGACGACGAGGTCACCGCCCTCGCCCTGGCCAGGACGGGTCGGCTGTTCGTGGGCACGGCATTCGGCCTGGGCGTGGTCGAACCGGGCGCCCTCACGGCCGGAGAGGTCGAAGGGGTGGACGGGGCGGTCACCGCCCTCGTGGAGGACAACACGGGATCCGTCTGGGCGGCTACCGACGAGGCTCTGTACAGGATACTGCCCGGAGGCGGGCTGGAGGAGTACAACACCCTCAACTGCCCCCTGCTGTCGACCGTGATGCACGACCTGGCCTGCGACAGGGACTCCGGCCTCCTCTACATCGGCACCGATCACGGCATGTGGCGGGTCGATCTCGGCGAGGGGCTCGGCGGCGACGGGGGCGGGGCTGTCATCTACCCCAACCCGTTCATGCCGGGCGAGGGCGAAGTCCTGGGCGTGGCGGGGCTTCCGGACGTCCCCACGACCATCCGGGTGTTTGACCTGACCGGCGCTCTTGTTTATGAGTTCGCGTCCCCCGACAGGGACGGCATCGCCTGGGACGGCACGGATTCGGGCGGCGAGCCCGCATCGTCGGGCGTCTATCTCGTCCAGGTCGTCCAGGACGGCTACGATGCCCTGACCGGGCTGGCCCTGGTCCGATAG
- a CDS encoding sugar phosphate nucleotidyltransferase produces the protein MKGVILAGGLGTRLRPLTNITNKHLLPLYDKPMIFYPINTLVGAGITEVMIVTGGNSAGDFLRLLGDGSQFGLRILNYAYQVREGGIAEAIGLTSAFVGGDRFVVILGDNILEGSIRPYVEAFERQAGGARILLKEVPNPRDYGVAELDGSRVVSIQEKPAEPRSSHAVIGVYMYDGFAFDFIGRLKPSARGELEVTDLNNAYLERGLLQADVLEGWWSDAGSSIDGYLEANVRVAELSRRSACGGTAG, from the coding sequence ATGAAGGGAGTCATCCTCGCCGGAGGCCTGGGTACGAGGCTCAGACCCCTCACCAACATCACGAACAAGCATCTGCTCCCCCTGTACGACAAGCCCATGATCTTCTACCCGATCAACACTCTCGTCGGTGCCGGGATCACCGAAGTGATGATCGTGACGGGCGGCAACAGCGCGGGAGACTTCCTCAGGCTGCTGGGCGACGGCTCCCAGTTCGGTCTCCGCATCCTCAACTACGCCTACCAGGTCCGCGAGGGGGGGATAGCCGAGGCCATCGGGCTGACCAGCGCCTTCGTCGGCGGCGACAGGTTCGTGGTCATCCTCGGGGACAACATCCTCGAAGGCTCCATAAGGCCTTATGTCGAGGCCTTCGAGCGTCAGGCCGGAGGGGCGCGCATCCTGCTGAAGGAGGTGCCCAATCCCAGGGACTACGGAGTCGCCGAACTCGACGGGAGCAGGGTGGTCTCGATCCAGGAGAAGCCGGCCGAACCGCGGAGCAGCCACGCCGTGATAGGCGTCTACATGTACGACGGCTTCGCGTTCGACTTCATCGGGAGGCTCAAGCCCTCGGCCCGGGGCGAGCTGGAGGTCACCGACCTCAACAATGCCTATCTCGAAAGAGGGCTGCTCCAGGCCGATGTCCTCGAGGGCTGGTGGAGCGATGCCGGGTCGAGCATCGACGGCTACCTCGAGGCCAACGTCAGGGTGGCCGAACTCTCGCGCAGATCGGCGTGCGGAGGGACGGCGGGATGA
- the rfbB gene encoding dTDP-glucose 4,6-dehydratase — MRILVTGGAGFIGSNFVRHLASERRGWSIRVLDKLTYAGRRENLAGLESPGPVEFMQGDICDPGDARKAVEGCSAVVNFAAETHVDRSIDDPSAFVRTDVEGVRTLLEAFRSSGGDLFLQISTDEVYGSVEEGRSSEDDPLAPRSPYAASKAGGELLAMSFFHTWGVPVVVTRASNNYGPRQYPEKLIPLFVTNCLEGLELPVYGDGLNRRDWLHVEDHCRALLAVLERGTPGRVYNIGAGEEHTNLEVTRAVLRLTGTDPSRVRMIEDRPGHDRRYALDISRIAGELGWSPAVGFEEGLSATVDWYRGNRAWWEEIKSGRFREYYLSMYGRRLASSRGMGGGS, encoded by the coding sequence ATGAGGATCCTGGTGACGGGAGGCGCCGGCTTCATAGGCAGCAACTTCGTGAGGCACCTGGCCTCCGAGCGCCGGGGATGGTCCATCCGCGTCCTGGACAAGCTGACCTATGCGGGCAGGCGCGAGAACCTCGCCGGCCTGGAATCCCCCGGGCCCGTCGAATTCATGCAGGGTGACATCTGCGATCCCGGCGATGCCCGGAAGGCTGTCGAGGGGTGCTCGGCCGTCGTGAACTTCGCCGCGGAGACCCACGTCGACCGATCCATCGACGACCCGTCGGCATTCGTGAGAACGGACGTGGAGGGGGTCAGGACCCTGCTCGAAGCCTTCAGGAGTTCCGGAGGCGACCTCTTCCTGCAGATCTCCACCGACGAGGTGTACGGCAGCGTCGAGGAGGGGAGGTCCTCGGAGGACGACCCGCTCGCGCCCAGGAGCCCCTACGCCGCGTCCAAGGCTGGCGGGGAGCTTCTCGCGATGAGCTTCTTCCATACCTGGGGGGTCCCGGTCGTGGTGACCCGGGCCTCCAACAACTACGGACCCCGCCAGTATCCCGAGAAGCTGATCCCCCTGTTCGTGACCAACTGCCTCGAGGGGCTGGAACTGCCTGTCTACGGAGACGGTCTGAACCGGAGGGACTGGCTGCATGTGGAGGATCACTGCAGGGCCCTCCTGGCCGTTCTCGAGAGGGGGACCCCCGGCAGGGTCTACAACATCGGGGCCGGCGAGGAGCACACGAACCTCGAAGTCACCCGGGCCGTGCTCCGGCTGACCGGTACGGATCCCTCCAGGGTGAGGATGATAGAGGACAGGCCCGGGCACGACAGGAGATACGCGCTGGACATCTCCCGGATCGCAGGCGAACTGGGCTGGTCCCCCGCCGTCGGATTCGAGGAGGGATTGTCGGCCACGGTCGACTGGTACCGCGGGAACCGGGCCTGGTGGGAGGAGATCAAGAGCGGACGGTTCCGCGAGTACTACCTGTCGATGTACGGGCGGAGGCTCGCTTCGAGCCGCGGCATGGGAGGCGGGTCTTGA
- a CDS encoding SDR family oxidoreductase → MRVLVTGGAGFIGSHLCDRLVADGHDVVALDNLITGSTDNIAHLAGNPRFRFIHHDVTEYIFVSGPLDFVFHLASPASPVDYLTYPIQTLKVGALGTHKALGLALEKGAGFLLASTSEVYGDPLVHPQSEDYWGNVNPVGPRGVYDEAKRFAEALAFAYMRYHGLGVRIARIFNTYGPRMRADDGRVVPAFICQALRGEDLTVFGDGSQTRSFCYVSDTVDGLIRLARGGDPGPVNIGNPDEMTVLRFAETIRDMISGSGRIVFEPLPVDDPRIRRPDISRAESSLGWTPRVGFDEGVSGTISYFREKLCL, encoded by the coding sequence TTGAGGGTTCTCGTGACCGGGGGGGCCGGCTTCATCGGAAGCCATCTCTGCGACAGGCTGGTGGCCGACGGGCACGACGTCGTGGCTCTGGACAACCTGATCACGGGCAGCACGGACAACATAGCCCACCTGGCCGGGAACCCGCGCTTCAGGTTCATCCACCACGACGTCACCGAATACATCTTCGTGAGCGGTCCGCTCGACTTCGTCTTCCACCTCGCCTCTCCGGCGAGCCCCGTGGACTACCTGACTTATCCCATTCAGACCCTCAAGGTAGGCGCCCTGGGCACCCACAAGGCGCTCGGGCTCGCACTCGAGAAGGGGGCCGGATTCCTGCTCGCCTCCACGAGCGAGGTCTACGGCGATCCGCTCGTGCATCCGCAGTCCGAGGACTACTGGGGCAACGTCAACCCGGTGGGGCCGAGGGGTGTGTACGACGAGGCCAAGAGGTTCGCCGAAGCTCTGGCCTTCGCGTACATGCGCTACCACGGGCTCGGGGTCAGGATCGCGCGCATCTTCAACACCTACGGCCCCAGGATGAGGGCCGACGACGGCCGGGTGGTCCCGGCCTTCATCTGCCAGGCCCTGCGCGGCGAGGATCTGACGGTCTTCGGCGACGGGAGCCAGACCAGGAGCTTCTGTTACGTTTCCGACACGGTCGACGGCCTGATCAGGCTGGCCCGCGGAGGCGACCCCGGGCCGGTCAACATAGGCAACCCCGACGAGATGACCGTTCTTCGCTTCGCCGAGACCATAAGGGACATGATAAGCGGGTCGGGGAGGATCGTGTTCGAGCCCCTCCCGGTCGACGACCCCAGGATCAGGAGACCAGACATATCGCGGGCGGAATCATCCCTCGGGTGGACGCCGCGGGTAGGATTCGACGAGGGCGTCTCCGGTACCATTTCGTACTTCAGGGAGAAGCTATGCCTCTGA